The Nakaseomyces glabratus chromosome D, complete sequence nucleotide sequence TTTGTGTGAATTCGCTATCTGTGAATAGCTTTTCCATCTTTTGGATAATATCTTCATGTGTAGATTTGTCATTAATTGTCAATTTGACCTTCATCTTGGCTCTCGTAATTGGTATAATTTGGCTGCTTACAAGTAGTCTTATGGCATCCAGAGCCTGTGTCTTTGCAGGTTTATTTATCACGGGAGTGAACTTCAATTCCTGAAGCGCCTTGTGAATCATAGTAGGAGGATAACGTTTCTTAGATTGCGGGTTTATACACTTGGCACTGATGATTGTCAGCATCTCATTATTAATCTTGTTAATCATCAACTGTCTTTCCTTCTCCGACAGTTGTATTTCACCTTTGCTCAACACCTCTTTAATTACCAAATCGACATCGGTGGTGCCGAACGCTTTCTGTAGATCCTCCTTTGGAGCCACTAGACCCTTTGAGACATTTGTGAAAACTTGGTGTATCTGCAATACTTCATCCAGCTCTTTCTCCACACCTTTTCTATAGTCCTGAACTTTATTCTGGTAGCATGCAACTTCGaatcttttcttatttcttttgagtTTCACAATGGAGACGTTGGTCAATTTGATCTGGCCCGATGGCTGGTTAATAACACCCATTTCTCCTGTGATCGATTCGCTGAGGTGGTGGCACTTGGGAATCAAATTGTTACTAGCTCATCGGATTCCATGTTTGGGCTCTTTATATTGTcaaatttgataatttttcacttaGTTTTTGTACGGGACCTTCCTTGCACAGGTCAAGTGTCATAATAACTAGATGGGGGAGTGATCATGACAGTAGTCATTCCTTTGACAGGGTAGTATAGAGTTTCTTTGAGTATAAATAAAGTATATGAATTTATCAGTTTTTGGTTTATATAATtaagaaatagaaaaaatagAGCGGGTCTAGGCGATAACTGGTAATTCACAGCGTTTTGTCATTTCATAATAGGAACCACGGACTAAGTACAAGTAGCAAATCGATTGCAGCGGATTCCTATAATATCAAGGCGTGAAAAGCAGTGGcacttcttcaagaagtGGTCCTGTCTAGACGtgtttcaaaaacttcCTAGCTATGGGAGAGGAGTAGAGAGATCTTAAGTGCTTTTAAATTCTTTTAAATGGACATCTAGAGTTGAAATCATAAAAATTGAGCATTACGACAACAgagtttcaaaataaaaatgaaaatagaaaatagaaaagaaaatattgtgCAGCATAGAATTTTGAGTGTAACTGGAATAAGGAAACATTAGCGTTTATCATTGGATTTGaatttaaaaagaaaaaaagggtTGAAgcaacaaataaaaaaggaATAGTTAAATGTCATGAAGTATTGGGCATTAAAAGTCGTAAGCAGCATTCTTGTTTCTCAAGTGGGGACGGAAACCCACGAGAAGAAGTGTAAAAGAAACTGTTTGACATGGTATTTTTATAGGTTCATTTGGCATTGCACATGAGCTGGAGAAAATCTATGGCGGGATTTTTTTAGCTTAGAGTGGGGAGCCAGAAAGGATCCATTTCTTTGTCAGGATATCTAGGATGGCTCTGTAGTGTCCGATGACACCCAGGACAACGAAGAAGTGCCACAAAGTGTGGGAGCAACCTACGTAGTCGACCCACCATAGGGACTTGAAAGACCTGTGGTGGTGTTCGTGGTGCTTGCACATTTCGTGTGGTGTTGGAGTTTCTCTGAAATGGATGTGTTTCTCCTTGTTGATGATGTCTACGTTGGTGGATAGTTCGTGGCTTGTTGGGATTGTGTGGTCATATTGGATGTCGGTTCTCCATCTCTCTGGGATGAAAGAGCCATAGAAGACGACGCCCACCAGGTACCACACCACAGATTTCTTGGTGATTGGGGATAGCAGCCAAGTGGAGTGTGACAAGCTTGTGATGAAGGTCAAGTGTAGGAAGGACAGGATACCCATGCTTGCTAGcaagatgaagaatttgattCTCAGAGGTCTTGCCTCTGGTCTGTCAAACTTTGGCGACCAGTTCATGAACACACCGAAGATACCCAGTGCTGTAGAGAGAGCCATGTAGGAGACCATTGCCCAAGGGCACTGGTACATAGTGACGAATTCGGTGGTCAGGATGGACGCGGTGATCAGAATGGAGATACCGCTGTAATCAACGCAGGCGAACTTGCAACGCAGACGCAGCAAGGAGGTCCCGTTAAAAGTGTGCCAGAAGACAGAGCTGAACAGGCACTTGGCAGCAGCGATCAAGAACACGTATGTGATCAGTTTTGCGGCTTTGGGGACCTGCTCGGACATGAACACTTCTGAAGAAGGGAATTGGTAGAACATGAGGTACAGGATGTATAGCCCACCGAGCAAGTGCGTCCAGATGTTGGACGTCTCGTTGTGCCATCCGTACCAGTTTACGATAGAGAGCAAGGACTTCTTGTGGGAGTTGTAGAACCTGTAGCCGTTGATGATGCACCTGTTCTCTCTCCAGGGGAAAGGCAGCTCGTAGTAGTGCAAGTGTCTCACTTTCCCGAACTCGAAGGCGTTTTCGTAGTTGTAAGTGTTGATGTAGGTCTTGATGTCCAGTTCCTCGATGATCTCTTCCTCCTTGACTACCACGTCGTCGTCCTTGAACGTGAGAGTGTAGACGGGCTTCTCGACGTACTCCAGCAACTCCTCAGGGACAGGTGTAGCCGCCGAGGACAGCGACGTGGTAGAGGAGTAATCGTTGGGGCTGGAGCCGCCAGACCCCACCGAGCCGAAGGAGTTAGACGTCGTGGCGGGCTTAGGCGCCCGGAACCTCGAGAACGAGGTAGTCGAGGCGTTGGAGTTCACCAGCGTGTTGGCGTCTGAGGTCAGCGAGATCGTGGACTCGCTGTACCTGTTTTTCTTGGGCGCGCGGGACCGCGCGGGGCGGGTCACTTTGTTCTGGCCCTGTGAACGCGCCTTGGCGTCATTGTCTGGCGCGCGCAGCTCGTCGGTGTAGGAAGTCAGGGAGTTCCAGGTGTTGTGTATGAACCTTGGGTACCTGACGTTGCGCCCAGTCTGCCTGACACGGTGTATGTTGTCCAGACCTCTCTGCTTCCACTTGTGCAAAGAGGGCTCGAAGTCGAAGTACTGGGACACATGCTTCGATGCTGAACTGATAGAGTCCATTGGTGATTGGCTTGGGTTTGGGGTTTTGGgtttttggttttcttGGGTTTTGGGTTGTTGATACTAGTTCTGATGTTGAGTGCCAAGAAAATGTTGAGCTAGTGCTGTTGTTATATATTGTTCCTGGGAATCGTTTAGCTCTGTAGcgatgaattttttttcgcAGTGACTTTCGAGGATTTCTTTTTAGCTTTGAGAGTCAAAAGTATGTGGGGGGGGAGTGAACGTTCTGCTGGTGCTCGAGTGAAGTACTACGCAGAGACTCACCgagaagaggaaaaagCAATGCACAAAATGTATCCAGTGCAAGAGTGTAGGAACAAAACTCCCCTGTCAAACCACCGCACGGGTGTGCACACAGAGAGATAAGAGAACCATCCCACTGAAATACCTCTGGCCAATATACAAACCCTAAAACACGCGAACCCTAGCCCTAAAATAGCTCAATGCcaaaaaacacaaaaaaGCCCTCGGAGATTACTGTCTTGACTGCGAGTGATCTTGTTACAAGGGGCTGTACGTCATATTCTGTGTATCTCCGTTTGTCTCACACTGTCTCACACTGTCTCACACTGTCTCACACTGTCTTACAGTCCAACAACTGCAGTCGATGCCTGTAACTAGCCCAGTAGCCGTGTTCGGGGCGATCCCAGGTAAGAGTATCCCCCCCGCGCGATATTCTGTGCGTAACCCTTGCCGTATAAATGACGTGCCCCCCCTTGTTTCAACTTACAAAAATACATCAGACAAAATAGCGCAGGACACAGTTACAACAAAACCATCAGAAATGCACGCACTACGCTTAACAAATTCCAGTGGGGGTGCTTGGAGGAGAAGAGGGGGAGGGGGAAAGTACAGATGAACGAATGAACGAAGGGACGAAGGGACGAGTGGACGAATGAACGAAGGGACGAATGGAATTTCCACGTGATTATGTAAGAGCTATAGACAAGTATACAAGTATACAAGTAGACGAGTATACAAGTGGACAAGTAGGAGGTGTTGTATTTACATGGTTTCCCAGCCGCCGAGGTCTGCATTTCCGTCGGTGAGTCTGAACACTACGTGGGGGATCATGTTCCCCAGCAGTATCTCGTCGCAGAAGTGCTCGTAGCGCTGCTGGTTCAGGTAAACGGGGGTGCCGTACTTGAACTCCACGTCTCTCtcgccaaactcgttgaGGTATGGGCCAGGGTAGAACACACCGCGGTTGCCGTAGGCGATGTAGATGGCGTTGCTGCGCACCAGCAGGAATGTGCCGAATGGGGTGGCCATGGAGCACTCGTTCCTGCAGTGGTTCGTGCACTCGCCGATCTCGTAGCCGAGGCGCGACACTAGCCGCTGCGTCCGGACGTGTTCGCCACACATCAGACACAGCGCCAGGTCTGTGGTGTCCGTGGGAGACCTGCCCAGCATCAGGTGCTGGCTGGACCGCAAGTCCTTCTCGTAGTTGGATAAGTTTCGTGGAATGCTGTACAACTGCAGCGGCGTGTTGGTGCACACTATGTTGAACTCAGAGCATTGCTTGCCCGTGGCAGTCCATTGGTTCACTGCTTGTTCCACCAGTTGTGGTAGTTCTAATCCAATACAGAAGTACTCGCTGTAAAAACTCAACTCGTGGTCAGGGCCTTGGTCACAATTGGCCAGCGTGATCTTCTCACTAGCTAGGTTGCTCAATATGAACAAACGGCGCAAGAACACCAGTGCTGAATCCCGTAATCGTCTCCAAATGTCAATGCGCTCCAGATTGGTTTGCACAGCTTTTTCACAGCCATGGCCCAATAAATATCCACAGGTTTGTGCCATGACTTCTTCCTTACTCGATATGTCAAACATATCGATATCTGATTCGCTTTCATCGGAGAACTCACAAGTCGCAATGTGCGAGACAATGGCATCAATGTCCATTTGAATCTTGCTGATTGTCATTGTAGGCACGTTACTGCCCAGTTCCTTTCCAGTTACCGAATCGGCGACAAGGCAGGCAGCAGCCAGAAAGCTATCTTCAAGTTTGATTGTAACATCATGCTTACTCATATACTTTATCATATACACTCTCATATCATTCAACAGCCTACTGGATAAGGATCCCATATTTGGAATGTACTTCTTACCAGATTTCTTGTAAAAGCCCTTTTGCAAATTTCTTCTGATACGTAGTTCAAAATTGGCAACAGTGTTGTAGAGCAATCTCGACACAGTGATGAACAAGTGGTTCAAATTATCTTCCTTGGAGTATTTCTCATTGCATAAATCGGAAAAGATAAAGCCGGATTTTATCACGATCTCAGATATGCTATCTTCGAACAATTCATTGAAACTAAATGAATTCGTTTTGTTGGCACTTATCAAGTTACTAGTTGATGCATTATTGTTTGTGATGTGTGGGATAATGCAGTTACACAAAGCAGCACAGAGCGGACAATAGATAAGACCCATTCCATATGCAATTGGAACATTCTTGGTGGTTTGATTGTGTAACAACCTTGCAGACTTCATGTGATGTGCCAAACATTTGGTATGTGCCCCGTGTCCACAGGCTCTAACTACAGAATCTGTAACCATTGTCTCCTCCTGGCCATATTGGTGTCCAGTGCAAACGCCTTTATCGCATATATTACGCTCCAAGTAGGCAAAGTAGATGAACTGATCGTCATCCTTATACATCTTACAAAAGACGCATGTCTCCTCTAAAATTTCTGGGGTCCCCATCTTGTCATCACACATCAGTAAGTCTTCTGAGGAATtagttgctgttgttggtAATGAATCTTCGCAACTAGCTTCTCGATTTAACTTCATGaactttttttgttgtttaGCAAGCTTTCTAAGCATCTTTTCCTTTCGAATCATCGCaagtttcttctttctttcaaattcttcatctcGACACGATGAAGAATCTGATGACACCAAAATTTTAGGATTGAAGTTTACTGTTtgctctttcaaatattcttcGACATTTATATGGGCAGCTTCACTGTTGAAAATACTGAATATTTCCTTGATCTTTCCATGTAAGTCTGAAAAGCAGTCCTTAAATAGACAAGAGTACAATATAGACCCAATGCTATGGTCATTGCAATATTCAGTATCGACGATTGCGTATTCTCTCCAGAATATTTTGGCAAAGTCGTTTACGTTATTAACAACACATATGTGAATTAGATGCAGGATACGATGTAGTAAACCCTCATTTTCAAACTTTTTAATATGGTCTAGAGAATTTTTGATGAATAAACCAAACGTATCCTTTGATGTTATAGCAAATAAATTTGGAAACGCACTTTCTTTGATATCATCGATGACTCTTTTTGCCGGTACAAAAGACAATTCATAAGGAATATCCTTAATTGCAGAAATATGTTTTCGCAGTTGTTGTTCTATTTCATATCGCTTACCATTGGGCAGACCAATATAGTATGGATCAATCTCACACTTGAGGTCATCTCTTAGAGAAAATAAGCCTGAGTCTGATAGGCCACTGGGAGGTGAATATGTAGTATACTTTTTAAGTGCAATGTCAAAAGCGTTGTGCTTAGTTATATGCTCGGGAATCATTGCCATGATCTGAGAGTATGTGAACGATTGGAAACCAATGGCATGGATAATTTCTGTTTTGAGGGTCTTCTCAAAACTATCAATAGAGGAAATTACCACAATAGACTTCATATCAGTCAGCAATTGTATAAGAAGAATCAAggcttcttcaacaataGATAGCGTTATTTCCATATCAGGGTAATCGCAGTTTGGAATTCCATTTGACCAGTGCTTGAGGCCCCATTTATAAAGATAGGTCACCATGAATTCATTAGGATCTGCAATTGCCATACTGAATTGAACATTGAAAAAGTCACTGAAGTAAGTGAACTCTCTCATACTGTACTTGGTATACATTCGAATTTGGTGTGTCATGGGAGTTCCATTTCTCACCCAAAATCCAACACGAACTTGCCCTATAAGAACTAGTGTAGCCAAGGATGACTctgaaatatataaagcCTTCTGCTTATCCtcaaaaattgttttgAGATCAAGCACTGTGTTGCCGTTGTAGTTAAGAGGCTCGTATCTCCCACACCGCGCCCATTGCAAAACAAATTTGAACATGTATGCCATCGGATTAAAGAGATTCTGGGTATCGATGCCAACTTGGAAGTTTACTACCTCTGAAACATGATTGCAGATTCTCTCTCTTAAGAAAGGAAGCTTATTATAAGTTGGTAGTTTTATGTTCCCTGGCAGTTTTTCAACATTCATATTCCGCGAAGTGATCTCGCTTCTGGATTTCGCCAGTGCAGTAAACTCATTTTCCATAACCAATTCAAGCATCCGTACAGCTATCTTGGCACGTATATTCTTATCTTCAACCATTGACAAGTTACGAATATATCCATCCATCATTATTAAACATGatgagaaaaagaaatagaaagCAGAAAAGTCAAAGTTCTCGAACTCAACATGCTCTGaagtttctcttttcaGTGGAAGTATTGCGCTAAAGGCTTCAAATGTTTTCAGCACAGCATTAAAAGTTTCCTCTCTTtgtaacaataacaatggGTTCCGGTTGGTTGACATGACACAGCACAGGTCCTTGAAGCAAATGATAGTACGTCGActttttattgtttcttGAGGAAGTTGGAATCCGGAATGTAGTGGAATAGAAAGATAAGGAAGAAGATCGTCAGACTCAAAATACATTAGCGTGAAAGCAAACTTCAATGTACGCTCTATGAACCCAGATTCTATTGCCATGGCAGCATAAGTTGGTTCAAGAAAAATCTGTTGCGAAATTAAGCTCATGGTGCAAACTCTAAACCCTGTTGTATCACTTGCTACTGTTTTGTACAGTAGTGTTAGATAAATGTCCAAATACTGCGCAGCCACAAATTTCCTGCAATTGTcagaaatagaaaatacTGAGTTCACAATTTTTAGTAGTTGCCGTTTTGTAACAGAACAGAACAACATTAAGCTTTCTGAAAGCAGATATTGCATCCTTGAACCATATAAAGTGTAAAAATGTGCTAAAGTATCAGGGGAGTTAGCTTCATCGATTCTTTGATTATAGTTTGATATGACCATCTGTACATAGTTGTCTTTGATCTCAGGGAAACTCCATTTTTTGAACCAAGGATTGTCTGGATTTTGCTCAgaagaaactaaaaaaCCACCTAGCAAATTTATTTTAGAACTGTATGGATTCAGattgttgtttttgtttaGTTGTTTTGTCGGCAGTTCTGAATTCCATATATCAATTAGCGATAACCTTAACAGGTGCTTGAATCGTATATTACCTTTATCAAGCAAACACCGCTTTGTAATGTAACATATAATATCTTCTATCAATAATTGATTGAAAATAGACTCGAGCTTGCTAATTCTAACATTTACATTTTTACTGTAGAATTCATCCGCCAGGGCCTTTATTTTGCTTAAGTCATTCGATTCCACTAATGTGACAATAGAGCAATCATCTTGCAAACTATCAACAATACCAATTGCATACTCGTTAGGTATGTTCAGTATATCTGACACGCGTGAAGCTAAATCTATATAATGTAAATCACAATCATCACTTCTGATGGTAATCGCCCAAGTGGGTTCTTGTTCTAATTCAAAATTGGTCATATCATCAGTTGATGTATCCATAATTTCAGCGCCATCAGTCATACTATCCCTTAAATGCACATCTTTTAGCggttttttatttttattattcgTGAATTCGTTATTCTCTGGAGCTTCAAGAGATAAATTTGGTTGTTTCAATGAATATTCAATGAGAAAATCTACAAGAatattaattgtttttAAGAGGAAACCATCTTTGTTTGTCAAATCAGGTGTGTATCCTGAATCCCTATAGGATTTGCAACAATAAGCTAATTCAGGCTTCTTAAATACAGCTGGATCACCACAATGGCATATTTTCCCCTCTGCTCTCGTTACAGTTCTTGCTGTGTAGGTATGGCCTACATGTTTACTCTCATCAAAACATTCTTCACATATCTCATAAATAGGATTTAAAGTACAGGtaaaacaataatatacTGTTTCAGGTGGAAAACATATTCGATTGCAAACACCATGATGAGTATTTGTATCTTGAATTTGAATAAATGACTCTTCCCACGTTTCATTGGACAGTATGTTTCCTAGTGTACAATTTCTAAATTCCTCTGATGTAAACACTTCTATCAGTTCTGGCCAATTAACATTCTGAGAGCCATGTTCAGCTGATAAATGTATAGCCTTCCATAAGAGGAACTTGACTGATTGATCGTGCCTGGCTCCGCATAATGTCGGCAGTCGATCAAGAAATGTTCTGAGACAACTCACCGAATCCATGCTAATGCCAATAtgtaatgaaaaaaaagagcttGGTTACCTTCTAACTTAACATATATTCAGTATCCCTGTTGTATAGTAGATGAATTTTCTTGATAGCCGTCGATCAGGTATGGATCACAATTAGGAAAATGACGCTTGTTCCAGACAGCACCTCTGATTTTAACTTCTTTAACTGAAAATAAACTGTACACCAATTTTTAAGGAAAAGTCTATT carries:
- the SDO1 gene encoding guanine nucleotide exchange factor SDO1 (CAGL0D03300g~Ortholog(s) have guanyl-nucleotide exchange factor activity, role in mature ribosome assembly and cytosol, nucleolus, polysome, preribosome, large subunit precursor localization), which encodes MGVINQPSGQIKLTNVSIVKLKRNKKRFEVACYQNKVQDYRKGVEKELDEVLQIHQVFTNVSKGLVAPKEDLQKAFGTTDVDLVIKEVLSKGEIQLSEKERQLMINKINNEMLTIISAKCINPQSKKRYPPTMIHKALQELKFTPVINKPAKTQALDAIRLLVSSQIIPITRAKMKVKLTINDKSTHEDIIQKMEKLFTDSEFTQTDSAWIASGLIDPVSYRYIVESAKDIGTVQVLDMAVIDSSK
- the UBR2 gene encoding putative ubiquitin-protein ligase UBR2 (CAGL0D03344g~Ortholog(s) have ubiquitin-protein transferase activity); the encoded protein is MDSVSCLRTFLDRLPTLCGARHDQSVKFLLWKAIHLSAEHGSQNVNWPELIEVFTSEEFRNCTLGNILSNETWEESFIQIQDTNTHHGVCNRICFPPETVYYCFTCTLNPIYEICEECFDESKHVGHTYTARTVTRAEGKICHCGDPAVFKKPELAYCCKSYRDSGYTPDLTNKDGFLLKTINILVDFLIEYSLKQPNLSLEAPENNEFTNNKNKKPLKDVHLRDSMTDGAEIMDTSTDDMTNFELEQEPTWAITIRSDDCDLHYIDLASRVSDILNIPNEYAIGIVDSLQDDCSIVTLVESNDLSKIKALADEFYSKNVNVRISKLESIFNQLLIEDIICYITKRCLLDKGNIRFKHLLRLSLIDIWNSELPTKQLNKNNNLNPYSSKINLLGGFLVSSEQNPDNPWFKKWSFPEIKDNYVQMVISNYNQRIDEANSPDTLAHFYTLYGSRMQYLLSESLMLFCSVTKRQLLKIVNSVFSISDNCRKFVAAQYLDIYLTLLYKTVASDTTGFRVCTMSLISQQIFLEPTYAAMAIESGFIERTLKFAFTLMYFESDDLLPYLSIPLHSGFQLPQETIKSRRTIICFKDLCCVMSTNRNPLLLLQREETFNAVLKTFEAFSAILPLKRETSEHVEFENFDFSAFYFFFSSCLIMMDGYIRNLSMVEDKNIRAKIAVRMLELVMENEFTALAKSRSEITSRNMNVEKLPGNIKLPTYNKLPFLRERICNHVSEVVNFQVGIDTQNLFNPMAYMFKFVLQWARCGRYEPLNYNGNTVLDLKTIFEDKQKALYISESSLATLVLIGQVRVGFWVRNGTPMTHQIRMYTKYSMREFTYFSDFFNVQFSMAIADPNEFMVTYLYKWGLKHWSNGIPNCDYPDMEITLSIVEEALILLIQLLTDMKSIVVISSIDSFEKTLKTEIIHAIGFQSFTYSQIMAMIPEHITKHNAFDIALKKYTTYSPPSGLSDSGLFSLRDDLKCEIDPYYIGLPNGKRYEIEQQLRKHISAIKDIPYELSFVPAKRVIDDIKESAFPNLFAITSKDTFGLFIKNSLDHIKKFENEGLLHRILHLIHICVVNNVNDFAKIFWREYAIVDTEYCNDHSIGSILYSCLFKDCFSDLHGKIKEIFSIFNSEAAHINVEEYLKEQTVNFNPKILVSSDSSSCRDEEFERKKKLAMIRKEKMLRKLAKQQKKFMKLNREASCEDSLPTTATNSSEDLLMCDDKMGTPEILEETCVFCKMYKDDDQFIYFAYLERNICDKGVCTGHQYGQEETMVTDSVVRACGHGAHTKCLAHHMKSARLLHNQTTKNVPIAYGMGLIYCPLCAALCNCIIPHITNNNASTSNLISANKTNSFSFNELFEDSISEIVIKSGFIFSDLCNEKYSKEDNLNHLFITVSRLLYNTVANFELRIRRNLQKGFYKKSGKKYIPNMGSLSSRLLNDMRVYMIKYMSKHDVTIKLEDSFLAAACLVADSVTGKELGSNVPTMTISKIQMDIDAIVSHIATCEFSDESESDIDMFDISSKEEVMAQTCGYLLGHGCEKAVQTNLERIDIWRRLRDSALVFLRRLFILSNLASEKITLANCDQGPDHELSFYSEYFCIGLELPQLVEQAVNQWTATGKQCSEFNIVCTNTPLQLYSIPRNLSNYEKDLRSSQHLMLGRSPTDTTDLALCLMCGEHVRTQRLVSRLGYEIGECTNHCRNECSMATPFGTFLLVRSNAIYIAYGNRGVFYPGPYLNEFGERDVEFKYGTPVYLNQQRYEHFCDEILLGNMIPHVVFRLTDGNADLGGWETM
- the IZH3 gene encoding Izh3p (CAGL0D03322g~Ortholog(s) have role in cellular zinc ion homeostasis and endoplasmic reticulum localization); protein product: MDSISSASKHVSQYFDFEPSLHKWKQRGLDNIHRVRQTGRNVRYPRFIHNTWNSLTSYTDELRAPDNDAKARSQGQNKVTRPARSRAPKKNRYSESTISLTSDANTLVNSNASTTSFSRFRAPKPATTSNSFGSVGSGGSSPNDYSSTTSLSSAATPVPEELLEYVEKPVYTLTFKDDDVVVKEEEIIEELDIKTYINTYNYENAFEFGKVRHLHYYELPFPWRENRCIINGYRFYNSHKKSLLSIVNWYGWHNETSNIWTHLLGGLYILYLMFYQFPSSEVFMSEQVPKAAKLITYVFLIAAAKCLFSSVFWHTFNGTSLLRLRCKFACVDYSGISILITASILTTEFVTMYQCPWAMVSYMALSTALGIFGVFMNWSPKFDRPEARPLRIKFFILLASMGILSFLHLTFITSLSHSTWLLSPITKKSVVWYLVGVVFYGSFIPERWRTDIQYDHTIPTSHELSTNVDIINKEKHIHFRETPTPHEMCKHHEHHHRSFKSLWWVDYVGCSHTLWHFFVVLGVIGHYRAILDILTKKWILSGSPL